The sequence GTTCGGCACGCTGCGCTCGCTGAAGGTGCTGCGCCGCGAGTTCACCGACCTGGAGAACAACGCCATGGGCTCCGTGGCGTCCGCCGCGGGCTACATGACGGGCGGCGGCAACATGGCCGCGGTGCCCGCGCTGCTGATGCTCACCGGCACGCTGCCGTCGTCCGGCTGGCTGATGGTGTGGTTCGCCGTCATCTCCGCGCTGGGCGTCTTCGCCGCCATCCCCATCAAGCGCCAGCTCATCAACATCGAAGCGCTGCCGTTCCCCACGGGCACCGCCACCGCGGAGACCATCCGCGCGCTGCACGGCCACGGCGACGTGGCCCGCCGCAAGTCGTACCTGCTGCGCCTGGCGGCGGAGGTGGGCGTGCTGCTGGTGTTGTTGCGCGAAGGCCGCTCTCCGTGGCTGAGGAACCTGCCGGAGAAGGTCAGCCTGCCGTTCAGCATCCTGGGCCGTGAGGCGGGCAAGTGGTCCCTGTCCTTCGACTTCAGCTTGCTGCTCATTGGCGCGGGCGCGCTGGTGAACTTCCGCACCGGCTGGTCCATGCTCCTGGGCGCCATCCTCAACTACGGCTTCCTCGCGCCCGCCATGGTCTCCAGGGGTGTCATCCCGGAGGTGACGTACAAGGCCATCAACAGCTGGTCGCTGTGGACGGGCTCCGCGGTGCTGGTGTCGTCCGGCCTGTTGTCCTTCGCGTTCCAGTGGAAGAGCGTGGTGCGCTCCTTCTCCGCGCTCGGCGGGCTGGTGGGGATGAAGCCCAAGGAGGGAGCGAAGGAGGATCCGCTGGCGGACATCGAGTGCCCGCCGGCGTGGTTCCCCCTGGGCTTCGCGCTGCTGGGCCCGGTGGCCGTCTTCCTCATGGCCTACCTGTTCCAGATTCCCTGGTGGGCCGGCGTGCTCGCGCTCCCCCTGGCGGTGGTGATGGGCGTCATCGCGTCGCGCGTGACGGGCGAGACGGACACCACGCCCACCAAGGCGCTGGGGCCCGTCACCCAGCTCATCTTCGGCGGCCTGGCCCCGGGCAACATCCCCGCGAACGTGATGAGCGCCAACGCCACGGGCGGCGTGGGGCTGCACTCGGCGGACCTGCTCACGGACCTCAAGTCCGGGTGGCTTCTGGGCGCATCGCCGCGTCAGCAGTTCTTCGCGCAGCTGTTCGGCGTGGCCGCGGGCGCCATCGTGGTGGTGCCCATCTTCAAGCTGCTGGTGCCCACCGCGGACGTGCTGGGCACGGAGCAGTTCCCCGCGCCTGCCTCCATGGTGTGGGCCGGCGTGTCGAAGATGCTCGCGTCGGGTGTGGCCGCGCTGCACCCCACCGCGCGCATGGGCGCCCTGTGCGGCGCGCTGTTGGGCATCGCGCTGGTGCTGCTGGAGCGCTGGGCCCATCCGAAGGTGAAGGCCTTCATTCCCACCGCGTCCGGCCTGGGGCTGGCCATCGTCATCCCCGGCTCCAGCTCCATCAGCCTCTTCGTGGGCGCGGCGCTGGCGGCGCTCATCCGGCGCGTGAAGCCGAAGCTCGCGGAGGACTCCGTGCTGCCCGTCTCCTCCGGCTTCATCGCGGGCGAAAGCCTCACGGGCATCGCCATCGCGATGTCGAAGGCCTTCGACCTCATGCCGAAGTAGCGACGGGCCTTCAGTCCACCTTGCTGGTGGCGAAGGACAGGCCCGCGACGAAGCGGAAGGTGGGCGTGTCCAACCCCGCGCCCACGCCTGGACCGCCCATCACATACAGGTCCAGGCTGGACAGGGCGTGGCGGCGGATGGCGATGAGCAGCTCCGCCCCCACGCGCCCGCCGTCCAGCGGGATGCCCGAAATCACGCTCACCTCGCCGCGCGTCATCTCGCCGTGCAGCGACGTCACCGTGGCGCCCAATCGCAGCTCATTGCCCACGACGTCCCGCGGGTCGTAGGACACCGGGCCCAGATCCTGGCGCTTGCGCAGGAACACGCCGGCCTCGCCGCCCAGCTGGAAGCCCTCGCCCACGTAGCCCAATTGCAGACGCGGCTGCCACGCGTAGTCCTCGTGCGCCAGGGCCTCGCGGCTGCCCACGGGCAGGCCCGCCGTCAGCGCCACCGCCACGTTGAGGGGCGCCCCCTTCGACTGGCGCAGCAGCGCCGCTCGCGCGGTCAGCCACGGCGTGGCGAGCCCTCCGGACTTCGGCCCGAAGTACTCCAGCGTGGGCTTGCCGCCCTGCGTGAGGACGAAGGGCAGCTCCGCCCCCACGTCCAGCCAGGACAGCACGCCAAAGCCCACCGTCAGGTGGGCGGTCATCTTGTTCTCCACCAGCCCCGTGCCCTCACCGGGCTCCCAGCGTGTCTGGAAATGCAGGGGGAGCTGCTCGTAGTGGTAGTTCAATCCCACCCGCAGTTGCCCCGGCTCCAGCGTCCGGCCCGTCCCCA is a genomic window of Corallococcus macrosporus containing:
- a CDS encoding OPT family oligopeptide transporter encodes the protein MAPPVPNPSQLRVPPPDPGAVPDRPGASAAMDPELYWREHVYQGGARQLTVRAVIAGMLIGAVMCLSNLYVILKTGWSLGVTITACILAFAVFGTLRSLKVLRREFTDLENNAMGSVASAAGYMTGGGNMAAVPALLMLTGTLPSSGWLMVWFAVISALGVFAAIPIKRQLINIEALPFPTGTATAETIRALHGHGDVARRKSYLLRLAAEVGVLLVLLREGRSPWLRNLPEKVSLPFSILGREAGKWSLSFDFSLLLIGAGALVNFRTGWSMLLGAILNYGFLAPAMVSRGVIPEVTYKAINSWSLWTGSAVLVSSGLLSFAFQWKSVVRSFSALGGLVGMKPKEGAKEDPLADIECPPAWFPLGFALLGPVAVFLMAYLFQIPWWAGVLALPLAVVMGVIASRVTGETDTTPTKALGPVTQLIFGGLAPGNIPANVMSANATGGVGLHSADLLTDLKSGWLLGASPRQQFFAQLFGVAAGAIVVVPIFKLLVPTADVLGTEQFPAPASMVWAGVSKMLASGVAALHPTARMGALCGALLGIALVLLERWAHPKVKAFIPTASGLGLAIVIPGSSSISLFVGAALAALIRRVKPKLAEDSVLPVSSGFIAGESLTGIAIAMSKAFDLMPK
- a CDS encoding flagellar motor protein MotB; protein product: MFDLQRLRLDPGALGSLVVGTGRTLEPGQLRVGLNYHYEQLPLHFQTRWEPGEGTGLVENKMTAHLTVGFGVLSWLDVGAELPFVLTQGGKPTLEYFGPKSGGLATPWLTARAALLRQSKGAPLNVAVALTAGLPVGSREALAHEDYAWQPRLQLGYVGEGFQLGGEAGVFLRKRQDLGPVSYDPRDVVGNELRLGATVTSLHGEMTRGEVSVISGIPLDGGRVGAELLIAIRRHALSSLDLYVMGGPGVGAGLDTPTFRFVAGLSFATSKVD